A window of Microbacterium luteolum contains these coding sequences:
- the glpX gene encoding class II fructose-bisphosphatase: MVSLTADLSPLHPDRNLAMELVRSTEAAAIRAVPFIGRGAKEAADGAAVDAMRAFLGTVDFQGKVVIGEGEKDNAPMLFNGEVVGTGRGPLCDIAVDPIDGTSLTAAGRQNALSVIAVSDRGTMLDASSVFYMDKLVTGPAGVGVVDIRLPIGENIRKLAGALDKPVDEIVVSVLNRPRHEKLIQEIRDAGAGTRLMSDGDVAGGINAARHDARTDMCVGVGGSPEGIVTACAIKALGGHIQGILWPRDDDERQRGIDAGLDMDKVYEADDLVQGKNTIFVATGVTDGQLVAGVRRERGFVYTESVVLRGASGTLRRIASEHLVSKWL, translated from the coding sequence ATGGTGAGTCTGACAGCGGATCTGAGCCCTCTTCATCCCGACCGTAACCTCGCGATGGAGCTCGTCCGCTCCACCGAGGCGGCGGCCATTCGCGCGGTGCCGTTCATCGGCCGTGGCGCGAAGGAAGCGGCGGACGGTGCCGCGGTCGACGCGATGCGGGCGTTCCTCGGAACGGTCGACTTCCAGGGCAAGGTCGTCATCGGCGAAGGCGAGAAGGACAACGCCCCGATGCTCTTCAACGGCGAGGTCGTCGGCACCGGTCGCGGACCGCTGTGCGACATCGCCGTCGACCCCATCGACGGCACATCACTCACTGCCGCCGGTCGGCAGAACGCGCTCTCCGTGATCGCGGTGTCCGACCGCGGCACGATGCTCGACGCGTCATCCGTGTTCTACATGGACAAGCTCGTGACCGGGCCTGCGGGTGTCGGCGTTGTCGACATTCGTCTGCCCATCGGCGAGAACATCCGCAAGCTCGCGGGCGCGCTCGACAAGCCGGTCGACGAGATCGTCGTCTCGGTGCTGAATCGTCCGCGTCACGAGAAGCTGATCCAGGAGATCCGCGATGCCGGTGCCGGCACGCGTCTGATGAGCGACGGTGACGTGGCCGGCGGGATCAACGCCGCTCGGCACGACGCGCGCACCGACATGTGCGTGGGCGTCGGTGGCAGCCCGGAGGGCATCGTCACCGCATGCGCGATCAAGGCGCTCGGCGGGCACATCCAGGGGATTCTCTGGCCTCGCGACGATGACGAGCGTCAGCGCGGGATCGACGCCGGTCTCGACATGGACAAGGTCTACGAGGCCGACGACCTGGTTCAGGGCAAGAACACCATCTTCGTCGCGACCGGCGTCACGGACGGGCAGCTCGTCGCGGGTGTGCGCCGGGAGCGCGGCTTCGTCTACACGGAGAGCGTGGTGCTCCGCGGAGCGTCGGGAACCCTTCGCCGCATCGCGTCGGAGCACCTCGTCTCCAAGTGGCTCTGA
- a CDS encoding DNA recombination protein RmuC encodes MDALSLVLVLAALAAGVAVGWFLRAGRGAADLARAEAELAAARDDRDRQYDLYRDAVEHSRTEQRAEALRVQQQNAVLTALAPVRESLQQMQSKVTAIEQERQAQFGSLAEQLRRAQESDEALRATTESLAGALRSTATRGVWGETQLRRVVEAAGLTRHVDFDLQSTISSDRGTGRPDMVVRLAGGTSIAVDAKVPLDAYLEASALPAGDAHEPQRRAHMQRHVKAVRAHVDALAKKAYWSGLDASPEFVICFLPSESLLAAAIDEDPTLLDYAFSRRVALASPVNLWAVLKTVAYAWTQQEVSTEARTLLNLGTQLYERLGTLSGHADDLRRALERTVDSYNKFAGSLETRVLVTARQFPGVDASGLPAAPAVTAGITRRFTAPELVGIDDEESDSAVRADVGEVRARLDDV; translated from the coding sequence ATGGATGCTCTCTCGCTCGTTCTCGTCCTCGCCGCACTCGCGGCGGGTGTCGCCGTGGGCTGGTTCCTGCGCGCAGGACGAGGGGCTGCCGACCTGGCACGGGCCGAGGCCGAGCTGGCCGCCGCGCGCGACGACCGGGACCGCCAATACGACCTCTACCGCGACGCCGTCGAGCATTCCCGCACGGAACAGCGCGCCGAGGCGTTGCGCGTGCAGCAGCAGAATGCCGTGCTCACCGCCCTCGCCCCCGTGCGCGAGAGCCTGCAGCAGATGCAGTCGAAGGTCACGGCGATCGAGCAGGAGCGGCAGGCCCAGTTCGGCTCCCTCGCCGAGCAGCTGCGGCGCGCGCAGGAGTCCGACGAGGCGCTGCGGGCGACGACCGAATCCCTGGCCGGAGCCCTGCGCTCCACCGCGACACGCGGCGTCTGGGGAGAGACGCAGCTGCGTCGGGTGGTCGAGGCCGCCGGCCTCACCCGGCATGTCGACTTCGACCTGCAGTCCACGATCTCGTCCGACCGCGGCACCGGCCGTCCCGACATGGTCGTGCGCCTGGCCGGCGGCACGTCGATCGCCGTCGACGCCAAGGTCCCGCTCGACGCGTATCTCGAGGCGTCCGCGCTTCCCGCCGGAGACGCCCACGAGCCGCAGCGACGTGCGCACATGCAGCGGCACGTCAAAGCCGTGCGCGCTCACGTCGACGCCCTCGCGAAGAAGGCCTACTGGTCGGGTCTCGACGCCAGCCCCGAGTTCGTGATCTGCTTCCTGCCGAGCGAGTCCCTCCTCGCGGCGGCGATCGACGAAGATCCCACGCTGCTCGACTACGCCTTCAGCCGGCGCGTCGCGCTGGCCTCCCCCGTCAACCTGTGGGCGGTCCTGAAGACGGTGGCATACGCCTGGACGCAGCAGGAGGTGTCGACCGAGGCGCGCACCCTGCTCAATCTCGGCACCCAGCTCTACGAGCGCCTCGGCACTCTCTCGGGGCACGCCGACGACCTGCGTCGAGCGCTGGAGCGCACGGTCGACAGCTACAACAAGTTCGCCGGCTCCCTCGAGACCCGTGTCCTCGTGACGGCGAGGCAGTTCCCCGGCGTCGACGCCTCGGGCCTCCCCGCAGCGCCGGCGGTCACCGCGGGCATCACCCGACGGTTCACCGCGCCGGAACTCGTCGGCATCGACGACGAGGAATCAGACAGTGCGGTGCGCGCAGACGTGGGCGAGGTGCGCGCACGTCTCGACGACGTGTGA
- the xseA gene encoding exodeoxyribonuclease VII large subunit has translation MTVFEAAAGPGETPPADAVAPRDSTSDAPTSVARLNATIRDFIARWNTVWVEGEITSWNVRAGNIFARLKDTQSDAQISIRIWSSVRGRIPSDLGVGDHVVAAVKADYFVKSGDFSFAVSAMKHVGLGDQLERLEKLRLQLRQEGLFDAARKKRLPFLPHVIGLITGERSDAEKDVHRNAELRWPQVRFRTEYAAVQGDRCVPDTLAALKRLDADPEVDVIIIARGGGDPQTLLGFSDERLVRAVAAASTPIVSAIGHENDHPLLDDVADLRASTPTDAAKRVVPDVGEQRALIAQLRSRATTRLTQRLSHDIAQLEQLRSRPVLRSPAPIIDARSQELWLLLSRGRDTIARQLDTAGRRTSELRASLRALSPAATLARGYAIAHLEGGVILRDAADAPAGSALTITVDRGSLAARSEGEIAEGS, from the coding sequence ATGACAGTCTTCGAAGCGGCCGCGGGTCCGGGCGAGACGCCGCCGGCCGATGCCGTCGCCCCGCGGGATTCCACCTCCGACGCGCCCACCTCCGTCGCGCGGTTGAACGCGACGATCCGCGACTTCATCGCACGCTGGAACACAGTGTGGGTGGAAGGCGAGATCACCTCGTGGAACGTGCGGGCCGGGAACATCTTCGCTCGCCTGAAGGACACTCAGTCCGATGCGCAGATCTCGATCCGGATCTGGTCGAGCGTGCGCGGACGCATCCCCTCCGACCTCGGCGTCGGCGACCACGTGGTCGCGGCGGTGAAGGCCGACTACTTCGTCAAGTCCGGTGACTTCAGCTTCGCCGTCTCGGCGATGAAGCACGTGGGCCTCGGCGACCAGCTCGAGCGCTTGGAGAAGCTGCGGCTGCAGCTGCGCCAGGAGGGGCTTTTCGATGCCGCCCGCAAGAAGCGCCTGCCGTTCCTCCCACATGTCATCGGCCTGATCACCGGCGAGCGCTCCGATGCCGAGAAGGACGTGCACCGCAACGCCGAGCTGCGTTGGCCGCAGGTGCGATTCCGCACCGAATACGCGGCTGTGCAGGGCGACCGCTGCGTCCCCGACACCCTTGCGGCGCTCAAGCGCCTCGACGCCGATCCCGAGGTCGACGTCATCATCATCGCGCGCGGCGGCGGCGACCCGCAGACGCTCCTCGGGTTCAGCGACGAGCGGCTGGTGCGGGCCGTGGCCGCGGCATCCACTCCGATCGTCAGCGCGATCGGGCACGAGAACGACCACCCCCTGCTCGACGACGTCGCCGATCTGCGGGCATCGACCCCGACAGACGCCGCGAAGCGCGTCGTCCCCGATGTCGGCGAACAGCGCGCGCTCATCGCACAGCTGCGTTCTCGGGCGACCACCCGGCTCACCCAGCGCCTGTCCCACGACATCGCCCAGCTCGAGCAGCTGCGGTCCCGCCCGGTGCTGCGCTCCCCCGCGCCGATCATCGACGCCCGGTCTCAGGAGCTGTGGCTGCTGCTGTCGCGCGGCCGCGACACGATCGCCCGGCAGCTCGACACGGCCGGTCGCCGCACCAGTGAGCTCCGCGCCTCCCTGCGAGCCCTGTCACCGGCCGCGACCCTGGCCCGCGGCTATGCGATCGCGCACCTCGAGGGCGGTGTGATCCTGCGTGACGCGGCGGATGCTCCGGCCGGGAGCGCCCTGACGATCACCGTCGATCGCGGCTCGCTCGCCGCGCGTTCGGAGGGCGAGATCGCCGAAGGTTCCTGA
- a CDS encoding DUF4245 family protein has protein sequence MSKQPPIVAELGRPETPDETAARKAASSKAYRGSQTVRNLVAALLVTVAVVAVIIFAVPRGEPVKAEEIDVAGIAAGVESTMESPAIVPELDDFWRVNAAELQSGATVVWEITLAPAADDERGFIKVAQAFDADSSWAPQRLNGNAPTDEVRIGGLDWDVYKLGDAGANANVSYAIGTQAGDDYVLLYGSRSAASTADLAESLVPQIRALSEAS, from the coding sequence GTGAGCAAGCAGCCGCCGATCGTCGCCGAGCTCGGCCGCCCCGAGACCCCGGACGAGACCGCGGCACGCAAGGCCGCGTCCAGCAAGGCGTACCGCGGCAGCCAGACCGTGCGGAACCTCGTCGCGGCGCTCCTCGTCACCGTCGCCGTCGTCGCCGTGATCATCTTCGCCGTCCCTCGCGGGGAACCGGTGAAGGCCGAGGAGATCGACGTCGCGGGCATCGCCGCCGGCGTGGAGTCGACCATGGAGAGCCCGGCGATCGTCCCGGAACTCGATGACTTCTGGCGCGTGAACGCCGCCGAGCTGCAGAGCGGCGCCACTGTCGTGTGGGAGATCACCCTCGCCCCGGCCGCCGACGACGAGCGCGGCTTCATCAAGGTCGCCCAGGCGTTCGACGCCGACTCCTCCTGGGCTCCGCAGCGGCTGAACGGCAACGCCCCCACCGACGAGGTGCGCATCGGCGGACTCGACTGGGACGTCTACAAGCTCGGCGACGCGGGCGCGAACGCCAACGTCAGCTATGCGATCGGCACACAGGCCGGCGACGACTACGTGCTGCTCTACGGCTCGCGCTCCGCGGCGTCCACCGCCGACCTCGCCGAATCCCTCGTGCCCCAGATCCGCGCTCTCTCGGAGGCTTCATGA
- a CDS encoding exodeoxyribonuclease VII small subunit, translated as MSALNEIPVETLSFEAARDELVTVVAELEQGSPTLEHSLALWERGEALAARCEEWLLGAKRRLDAARAAASDSDAPGGAS; from the coding sequence GTGAGCGCCCTGAACGAGATCCCGGTCGAGACGCTGTCATTCGAGGCAGCCCGCGATGAGCTCGTCACCGTCGTCGCCGAGCTCGAGCAGGGCTCCCCCACGCTCGAGCATTCTCTGGCCCTCTGGGAACGCGGCGAAGCACTCGCCGCCCGATGCGAGGAGTGGCTCCTCGGCGCGAAGCGCCGTCTCGACGCCGCTCGGGCCGCGGCATCCGACTCCGACGCCCCCGGCGGCGCATCGTGA
- a CDS encoding carbonic anhydrase, which translates to MTNTLTPAAAWQQMQEGNARFVRDEPQHPNQDGARRQHLAAAQHPVATLFGCSDSRLAAEIIFDLGLGDLFVVRNAGQVLGESIVASLEYAVAVLEVPLIVVLAHDSCGAVRAAIDGTAIDAAPLPPHIWRLIAPIVPAARKVLAENGGTTVAEIDAELVGEEHLRNTVKDLLQSSELISSAVAEGRLGIVGANYRLAEGTASPVITVGIDTEDVAIEGIVPATKEGSE; encoded by the coding sequence ATGACGAACACCCTCACCCCGGCCGCAGCCTGGCAGCAGATGCAGGAGGGGAACGCCCGTTTCGTGCGCGACGAGCCTCAGCATCCCAACCAGGACGGCGCCAGGCGCCAGCACCTCGCCGCCGCGCAGCATCCGGTCGCCACACTCTTCGGCTGCTCCGACTCGCGTCTCGCAGCCGAGATCATCTTCGACCTGGGTCTGGGCGACCTCTTCGTCGTGCGCAACGCCGGCCAGGTTCTCGGCGAGTCGATCGTGGCGAGCCTCGAGTACGCCGTCGCCGTGCTGGAGGTTCCGCTCATCGTCGTCCTCGCGCACGACTCCTGCGGTGCGGTGCGCGCGGCGATCGACGGCACCGCCATCGACGCCGCTCCCCTTCCGCCGCACATCTGGCGACTGATCGCCCCGATCGTGCCGGCGGCCCGGAAGGTGCTGGCCGAGAACGGCGGCACCACGGTCGCCGAGATCGATGCCGAGCTCGTCGGCGAAGAGCACCTGCGCAACACGGTGAAGGATCTGCTGCAGTCCTCCGAGCTGATCAGCAGCGCCGTCGCCGAGGGCCGTCTGGGCATCGTGGGCGCCAACTACCGTCTGGCCGAGGGCACCGCTTCGCCGGTGATCACGGTCGGAATCGACACCGAGGACGTCGCCATCGAGGGGATCGTCCCCGCAACCAAGGAAGGTTCGGAATGA
- a CDS encoding DUF6264 family protein encodes MTDQRPQYGELATPEEQRRAAGLPPLSEVVAEPVFTTPAPGPVVADAAPRRPHAVDRFVTIGLLAYGLINVIVTALSYLDLTRVMNESMKILGIEGEFTNYDQGKLWGTIAAVVLVVGWSLTAWASIRRLRSAKVAWWVPLVGAVVTMLIASMCLAVPMFGDPAFMSYVGNVGGS; translated from the coding sequence ATGACCGATCAGCGTCCTCAGTACGGCGAACTCGCGACCCCCGAGGAGCAGCGGAGAGCGGCGGGTCTTCCGCCGCTGAGCGAGGTCGTGGCCGAGCCGGTCTTCACGACCCCCGCGCCGGGGCCGGTCGTCGCGGATGCGGCTCCGCGCCGCCCCCATGCCGTCGATCGGTTCGTGACCATCGGGTTGCTGGCCTACGGCCTCATCAACGTGATCGTCACGGCGTTGTCCTACCTCGACCTCACGCGCGTGATGAACGAGAGCATGAAGATCCTCGGCATCGAGGGAGAGTTCACGAACTACGACCAGGGCAAGCTGTGGGGGACCATCGCCGCGGTCGTGCTGGTCGTCGGCTGGTCGCTCACCGCGTGGGCGTCGATCCGGCGGCTCCGCAGTGCGAAGGTCGCCTGGTGGGTTCCGCTGGTCGGCGCGGTGGTGACGATGCTGATCGCGTCGATGTGCCTCGCGGTGCCGATGTTCGGCGATCCCGCGTTCATGTCCTACGTCGGGAACGTGGGCGGGAGCTGA
- a CDS encoding 4-hydroxy-3-methylbut-2-enyl diphosphate reductase, translating to MPRVRAAAGRLQDNPIVGHKRILLAAPRGYCAGVDRAVVAVEKALERYGAPVYVRKQIVHNIHVVTELEEKGAIFVEEVDEVPAGAHVVFSAHGVSPAVVNAASDRGLHAIDATCPLVTKVHREAVRFARDDFEILLIGHEGHEEVEGTAGEAPEHVTIVNSPAEADTVQVKDPSKVVWLSQTTLSVDETMETVNRLRLRFPDLQNPPSDDICYATQNRQVAIKKVAANADLVIVVGSSNSSNSVRLVEVALEYGAKAAYRVDYAEEVKQEWLDGVETVGVTSGASVPEVLVREVLDALGDAGYRDVEEVKTAEEDLMFSLPKELRQDSTGQRDARALGGRASGGGA from the coding sequence ATCCCACGCGTGCGCGCGGCGGCAGGGCGGCTTCAGGATAACCCGATCGTCGGACACAAGCGGATTCTGCTCGCCGCTCCCCGCGGTTACTGCGCGGGCGTCGACCGTGCCGTGGTCGCGGTCGAGAAGGCGCTGGAGCGCTACGGCGCACCGGTGTACGTGCGCAAGCAGATCGTGCACAACATCCATGTCGTCACCGAGCTCGAGGAGAAGGGCGCGATCTTCGTCGAAGAGGTCGACGAGGTCCCGGCCGGAGCCCACGTCGTCTTCAGCGCGCACGGCGTCTCGCCGGCCGTGGTGAACGCGGCATCCGATCGCGGCCTTCATGCGATCGACGCGACCTGCCCGCTGGTGACGAAGGTGCACCGCGAGGCCGTGAGGTTCGCCCGGGACGACTTCGAGATCCTCCTGATCGGTCACGAGGGCCACGAAGAGGTCGAGGGCACCGCGGGCGAGGCGCCCGAGCACGTGACCATCGTGAACTCGCCGGCCGAGGCCGACACGGTGCAGGTGAAGGACCCGTCGAAGGTCGTCTGGCTCTCGCAGACCACGCTGTCGGTCGACGAGACCATGGAGACGGTCAACCGCCTGCGCCTCCGCTTCCCCGATCTGCAGAACCCGCCGTCCGATGACATCTGCTACGCCACCCAGAACCGGCAGGTGGCGATCAAGAAGGTGGCGGCGAACGCGGATCTCGTCATCGTCGTCGGATCCTCGAACTCGTCGAACTCGGTGCGCCTGGTCGAAGTCGCCCTCGAATACGGCGCCAAGGCGGCGTATCGTGTCGACTACGCCGAAGAGGTCAAGCAGGAATGGCTCGACGGCGTGGAGACCGTCGGCGTGACGAGCGGGGCATCCGTTCCCGAAGTGCTCGTCCGCGAGGTCCTCGATGCACTCGGTGACGCCGGATACCGCGACGTGGAAGAAGTGAAGACGGCTGAGGAGGATCTGATGTTCTCTCTGCCCAAGGAGCTGCGCCAGGACTCCACCGGCCAGCGCGACGCCCGGGCGCTCGGCGGTCGTGCCTCAGGAGGAGGCGCGTAG
- a CDS encoding IclR family transcriptional regulator, with translation MSPTEGEPTLIGSVQRALRLVDIVANSPRPLPAKMLATATGLTPGTTYNLIRTLIHEGYLSAEPDGLVLGTRFPSFQQEIDSRGVFLARVRSALRKVTEEVGATAYLSRFDDGEMHLVDIVDAVHNPRVELWVGLQSSAHATALGKQILAELPDEHRLDYLARHRLEELTPRTISDRHTLLTQLEHSPGWVVDQEEYVIGATCVAVPVIAPNITASLAISLPSELAVVDRALVSRLQSVARRLSLQLGADALDAGTPDVEFTI, from the coding sequence GTGAGCCCGACGGAGGGCGAGCCGACTCTCATCGGGTCGGTGCAGCGCGCACTCCGTCTCGTCGACATCGTCGCGAACTCGCCCCGTCCGCTGCCGGCGAAGATGCTGGCCACCGCCACCGGGCTGACCCCCGGCACGACGTACAACCTCATCCGAACTCTGATCCACGAGGGATATCTGTCCGCGGAGCCCGACGGCCTCGTGCTCGGCACCCGGTTCCCGTCCTTCCAGCAGGAGATCGACTCGCGAGGGGTCTTCCTCGCCCGCGTGCGCTCCGCCCTGCGGAAGGTGACGGAGGAGGTCGGCGCGACCGCCTATCTGTCTCGCTTCGACGACGGCGAGATGCACCTCGTCGACATCGTCGACGCCGTGCACAATCCGCGGGTCGAGCTCTGGGTCGGCCTGCAGTCCAGCGCCCACGCCACGGCCCTCGGCAAGCAGATCCTCGCGGAGCTTCCCGACGAGCACCGGCTCGACTACCTGGCGCGGCACCGCCTGGAGGAGCTGACGCCTCGCACCATCAGCGATCGCCACACGCTGCTGACGCAGCTCGAGCATTCTCCGGGCTGGGTGGTGGATCAGGAGGAATACGTCATCGGAGCGACGTGCGTCGCCGTGCCGGTGATCGCTCCGAACATCACCGCCTCGCTGGCGATCTCGCTGCCCTCGGAGCTCGCCGTCGTGGATCGAGCACTGGTTTCCCGTCTCCAGAGCGTGGCGCGGAGGCTGTCTCTCCAGCTCGGAGCCGATGCGTTGGACGCGGGCACGCCCGATGTCGAGTTCACTATCTGA
- the fbaA gene encoding class II fructose-bisphosphate aldolase, with amino-acid sequence MPVATPDQYAEMLDRAKAGGFAYPAFNVSSSQTINSVLQGLTEAGSDGIIQVTTGGADYFAGHTVKARATGALAFARYATEVAKNYPVTVALHTDHCPKDALAGFVEPLIAASEEEVKAGRNPIFQSHMWDGSAVPLAENIEIAKDLLPRMKAINAILEVEIGVVGGEEDGVAHEGSNDALYTTFADVDQAVQALGLGEQGRYIAALTFGNVHGVYKPGGVKLRPELLGEIQQQVAAKYNTGAKPLDLVFHGGSGSTDDEIALAVANGVIKMNIDTDTQYAYTRAIADYMFKNYDSVLKVDGEVGNKKQYDPRAWGKVAETAMAARVVESTRQLGSYGQSKS; translated from the coding sequence ATGCCCGTCGCCACCCCGGATCAGTACGCCGAAATGCTCGACCGCGCGAAGGCCGGCGGCTTCGCGTACCCCGCTTTCAACGTCTCCAGCTCGCAGACGATCAACTCCGTCCTGCAGGGCCTCACCGAGGCCGGCTCCGACGGCATCATCCAGGTCACCACCGGCGGCGCCGACTACTTCGCCGGCCACACGGTCAAGGCCCGCGCCACCGGCGCACTCGCGTTCGCGCGCTACGCCACCGAGGTCGCCAAGAACTACCCGGTCACCGTCGCGCTGCACACCGACCACTGCCCCAAGGACGCGCTGGCCGGCTTCGTCGAGCCGCTCATCGCCGCCTCTGAGGAAGAGGTCAAGGCCGGACGCAACCCGATCTTCCAGTCCCACATGTGGGACGGCTCGGCTGTTCCCCTCGCAGAGAACATCGAGATCGCCAAGGATCTCCTCCCCCGCATGAAGGCCATCAACGCGATCCTCGAGGTCGAGATCGGCGTCGTCGGCGGCGAGGAAGACGGCGTCGCGCACGAGGGTTCGAACGATGCGCTGTACACGACCTTCGCCGATGTCGACCAGGCCGTGCAGGCGCTGGGTCTCGGTGAGCAGGGGCGCTACATCGCCGCCCTCACCTTCGGCAACGTCCACGGTGTCTACAAGCCGGGTGGCGTGAAGCTGCGTCCCGAGCTGCTGGGCGAGATCCAGCAGCAGGTCGCCGCGAAGTACAACACCGGCGCCAAGCCCCTCGACCTCGTCTTCCACGGCGGCTCCGGCTCGACCGACGACGAGATCGCCCTCGCGGTCGCCAACGGTGTCATCAAGATGAACATCGACACCGACACGCAGTACGCCTACACGCGTGCGATCGCCGACTACATGTTCAAGAACTACGACAGCGTCCTGAAGGTCGACGGCGAGGTCGGCAACAAGAAGCAGTACGACCCGCGCGCCTGGGGCAAGGTCGCGGAGACCGCGATGGCCGCCCGCGTCGTCGAGTCGACCCGCCAGCTCGGCTCCTACGGCCAGTCGAAGAGCTGA
- a CDS encoding class II fumarate hydratase, which translates to MTEYDYRIEHDTMGEVRVPVNALYGAQTQRAVENFPISGKGLESTQIAALARIKKAAALANKELGTLDGAIADAIAQAADQVASGAHDGEFPVDTYQTGSGTSSNMNMNEVLATLATGILGASVHPNDHVNASQSSNDVFPTSVHIAVTQALIDTLIPSLDHLAVALEAKAELWKDAVKSGRTHLMDATPVTLGQEFGGYARQVRLGIERVQSALPRVAEVPLGGTAVGTGINTPLGFPQKVIALLAAETELPITEAKDHFEAQANRDGLVEASGALRTIAVSLTKINNDLRWMGSGPNTGLGELHIPDLQPGSSIMPGKVNPVVPEAVLMVCARVIGNDATVAWAGASGSFELNVAIPVMGTALLESIRLLSNASRVLADKTIDGLQANVERAAAFAGMSPSIVTPLNKLIGYEAAAKIAKHSVAKGITVRDAVIDLGYVERGDLTLEQLDEKLDLLSMTHPG; encoded by the coding sequence ATGACTGAGTACGACTACCGCATCGAGCACGACACCATGGGTGAGGTGCGTGTTCCCGTGAACGCGCTCTACGGCGCCCAGACGCAGCGTGCCGTGGAGAACTTCCCGATCTCGGGCAAGGGGCTGGAGTCGACGCAGATCGCCGCCCTCGCGCGCATCAAGAAGGCCGCCGCCCTGGCGAACAAGGAGCTCGGCACCCTCGACGGCGCCATCGCCGACGCGATCGCCCAGGCGGCCGACCAGGTCGCCTCGGGTGCGCACGACGGCGAATTCCCGGTCGACACGTACCAGACCGGTTCCGGCACGTCGTCGAACATGAACATGAACGAGGTGCTCGCGACCCTCGCGACCGGCATCCTCGGCGCGAGCGTGCACCCCAACGACCACGTGAACGCCTCACAGTCGTCGAACGACGTGTTCCCGACCTCGGTGCACATCGCTGTCACCCAGGCGCTCATCGACACGCTCATCCCCTCGCTCGACCACCTCGCCGTCGCCCTCGAGGCGAAGGCGGAGCTGTGGAAGGATGCCGTGAAGTCCGGCCGCACGCACCTCATGGATGCGACGCCCGTCACGCTCGGTCAGGAGTTCGGCGGCTACGCCCGTCAGGTGCGCCTCGGCATCGAGCGCGTGCAGTCGGCGCTCCCCCGCGTCGCCGAGGTCCCGCTCGGCGGCACCGCCGTCGGCACGGGCATCAACACCCCGCTCGGCTTCCCGCAGAAGGTCATCGCGCTGCTCGCGGCCGAGACCGAGCTGCCGATCACCGAGGCCAAGGACCACTTCGAGGCGCAGGCCAACCGCGACGGTCTGGTCGAGGCGTCCGGTGCCCTCCGCACGATCGCGGTCTCGCTGACCAAGATCAACAACGACCTGCGCTGGATGGGCTCCGGCCCGAACACGGGTCTCGGCGAGCTGCACATCCCCGACCTGCAGCCCGGATCCTCGATCATGCCCGGCAAGGTCAACCCGGTCGTGCCGGAGGCCGTGCTGATGGTCTGCGCGCGCGTGATCGGCAACGACGCGACGGTCGCCTGGGCCGGAGCATCCGGTTCGTTCGAGCTCAACGTCGCGATCCCCGTCATGGGCACGGCGCTGCTCGAGTCGATCCGCCTGCTGTCGAACGCCTCGCGTGTGCTCGCCGACAAGACGATCGACGGCCTGCAGGCGAACGTCGAGCGCGCGGCCGCGTTCGCGGGCATGAGCCCGTCGATCGTGACGCCGCTGAACAAGCTCATCGGCTACGAGGCGGCGGCGAAGATCGCGAAGCACTCGGTCGCCAAGGGCATCACGGTGCGCGACGCCGTGATCGACCTGGGCTACGTCGAGCGCGGCGACCTCACGCTCGAGCAGCTCGACGAGAAGCTCGACCTGCTCTCGATGACGCACCCCGGCTGA